A window of the Gossypium hirsutum isolate 1008001.06 chromosome A03, Gossypium_hirsutum_v2.1, whole genome shotgun sequence genome harbors these coding sequences:
- the LOC107886540 gene encoding 60S ribosomal protein L27a-3, producing MSTRFKKNRKKRGHVSAGHGRIGKHRKHPGGRGNAGGMHHHRILFDKYHPGYFGKVGMRYFHKLCNKFYCPIVNIDKLWSLVPQDVKAKANKDSAPMIDVTQFGYFKVLGKGVLPQNQPMVVKAKLVSKTAEKKIKEAGGAVVLTA from the coding sequence ATGTCAACCCGTTTCAAGAAGAATCGTAAGAAGCGCGGCCACGTGAGCGCCGGTCATGGCCGTATCGGCAAGCACCGCAAGCACCCGGGGGGTCGAGGAAACGCCGGAGGTATGCACCACCACCGGATCCTCTTCGACAAGTATCACCCTGGGTATTTCGGGAAAGTGGGTATGAGGTACTTCCACAAACTCTGCAACAAGTTTTACTGCCCCATCGTCAACATCGACAAGCTTTGGTCTCTCGTTCCACAAGACGTGAAGGCAAAGGCCAACAAGGATTCGGCGCCGATGATCGACGTGACCCAGTTCGGGTACTTTAAGGTCTTGGGAAAAGGTGTGCTGCCCCAGAATCAACCGATGGTGGTTAAGGCTAAGTTAGTATCTAAGACTGCTGAGAAGAAGATTAAGGAGGCTGGTGGGGCGGTTGTTCTCACTGCCTAG